One region of Anaeromyxobacter paludicola genomic DNA includes:
- the rpsJ gene encoding 30S ribosomal protein S10: MATQKIRIRLKAYDYKLLDQSAGEIVETARRTGAKVAGPIPLPTRINKFTVLRSPHVDKKSREQFEIRTHKRLLDILEPTAQTLDALMKLDLSAGVDVEIK; encoded by the coding sequence ATGGCGACTCAGAAGATTCGCATCCGGCTCAAGGCCTACGACTACAAGCTCCTCGACCAGTCGGCTGGGGAGATCGTGGAGACGGCCCGGCGGACGGGGGCCAAGGTGGCCGGCCCGATCCCGCTCCCGACCCGGATCAACAAGTTCACGGTCCTCCGCAGCCCGCACGTCGACAAGAAGTCGCGCGAGCAGTTCGAGATCCGCACCCACAAGCGGCTGCTGGACATCCTCGAGCCCACCGCGCAGACGCTCGACGCGCTCATGAAGCTCGATCTCTCCGCCGGCGTTGACGTGGAGATCAAGTAG